A window from Neobacillus sp. PS3-40 encodes these proteins:
- a CDS encoding DUF3993 domain-containing protein translates to MKKKIALLFMLLFAIIPLSPQATSGLDTRNEVFDFLKGAYKAQVSLSEKGRSTEEIKKVLDSFFTDEYQNHFWKENIHKESGKFLTYGTDFAQYYIPYYQFSDETKVVILPKEIYVFEFFPENTNGPVGFKSHYEGLYIKRIGDNWKVDKYLYNKIPTDVIKKANISEKVRGKSDRYKVN, encoded by the coding sequence ATGAAGAAAAAGATTGCTTTATTATTCATGCTATTATTTGCAATTATCCCTTTATCTCCTCAAGCAACATCTGGGTTAGATACAAGAAATGAGGTTTTTGACTTTTTAAAAGGAGCATATAAGGCTCAAGTTTCTTTAAGTGAAAAAGGGAGATCGACAGAGGAAATAAAGAAAGTATTGGATTCCTTTTTTACGGATGAATATCAAAACCACTTTTGGAAGGAAAATATCCACAAAGAATCAGGAAAATTTTTAACATATGGAACTGATTTTGCTCAATACTATATCCCTTACTACCAATTTTCAGATGAAACTAAAGTTGTTATTTTACCTAAGGAAATTTATGTTTTTGAATTTTTCCCTGAAAATACGAATGGGCCCGTTGGATTTAAAAGCCATTATGAAGGATTGTACATAAAGAGAATAGGAGATAATTGGAAAGTGGACAAGTACCTCTATAACAAAATCCCAACAGATGTTATTAAAAAGGCCAATATTTCTGAAAAAGTAAGAGGAAAGAGCGACCGATATAAGGTAAATTAA
- a CDS encoding NAD(P)-dependent oxidoreductase, with protein MLNKENTVIGFIGIGVMGKSMAGHLLAAGFPLVIYTRTEEKAVDLIDKGAKWMDTPRGVAEKANVIFTIVGYPHDVEEVYFGENGLIANGKKGSYLIDMTTSAPQLAIKIFDEAKKNGIHSIDAPVSGGDIGAKTAKLSIMVGGEKEAFEEVKPLLELLGSNIVYQGKAGSGQHTKMCNQIAIATNMIGVTEAIIYAEKAGLDPETVLKSISTGAAGSWSLSNLAPRMLNQDFEPGFYIKHFIKDMKIALEEAEHMDMDAPGLTLAKSLYDQLAKNGEENSGTQALYKYFKN; from the coding sequence ATGTTAAATAAAGAGAACACTGTAATTGGATTTATTGGGATTGGTGTTATGGGTAAAAGTATGGCAGGGCATTTATTAGCAGCAGGTTTTCCTTTGGTTATTTACACAAGGACAGAGGAAAAAGCAGTTGACTTAATTGACAAAGGCGCAAAATGGATGGATACCCCTAGGGGAGTTGCTGAAAAAGCAAATGTTATTTTTACAATCGTGGGCTATCCCCATGATGTGGAAGAGGTTTATTTTGGGGAAAATGGCTTAATTGCAAATGGGAAAAAAGGTAGTTATTTAATTGATATGACAACATCTGCACCACAGCTAGCCATAAAAATTTTCGATGAGGCAAAAAAGAACGGGATTCATAGCATTGATGCACCAGTTTCTGGTGGAGATATTGGAGCGAAGACAGCGAAACTCTCTATTATGGTTGGTGGGGAGAAGGAAGCGTTTGAAGAAGTTAAGCCACTTCTAGAGCTACTTGGTTCTAATATTGTTTATCAAGGCAAGGCTGGATCAGGGCAACATACAAAAATGTGCAATCAGATCGCGATTGCCACTAATATGATTGGAGTAACAGAAGCCATTATTTATGCGGAAAAAGCGGGCCTTGACCCTGAAACTGTCTTGAAAAGTATTTCAACAGGAGCAGCCGGGAGTTGGTCATTAAGTAACCTTGCGCCTAGAATGCTAAATCAAGATTTCGAACCAGGATTTTACATAAAACATTTTATTAAGGATATGAAAATAGCACTCGAAGAAGCAGAACATATGGATATGGATGCACCGGGATTAACCTTAGCGAAATCTCTTTATGACCAATTAGCTAAAAATGGTGAAGAAAATAGCGGGACACAGGCTCTATACAAATATTTTAAAAACTAA
- a CDS encoding aminotransferase A, producing the protein MEHLINQRVKEIELSGIRRFFNMVAHTEDMVSLTIGQPDFPTPDHVKIAGIQAIEDNFTTYTHNAGYFELREAACDFVEKKYGLQYNPENEVIITMGASEAIDIAFRTILSEGNEVILPGPVYPGYEPLIRLCGAKPVYADIRNNHFHFTADIIKQYITEKTRCIVLPYPSNPTGVSLTKSELIDIAQLVKDKDIFILADEIYSELVYDNAHQSIASFLREKTIVINGLSKSHSMTGWRIGFLFAPENLTKHMLKVHQYNVSCANSIAQKAAFEALTVGINDAMPMKDVYEKRREMVFTRLTGMGLKVEKPDGAFYFFVQIPSFITSNSFDFALQLVQESKVAVVPGSAFSEYGEGYFRLSYACSTDVLEKGLNRIEQFLMKYRK; encoded by the coding sequence GTGGAACATTTAATTAATCAGAGGGTAAAAGAAATTGAACTTTCAGGAATTAGAAGGTTTTTTAATATGGTAGCACATACAGAAGATATGGTTTCATTAACAATTGGGCAACCAGATTTTCCTACACCCGATCATGTAAAAATAGCTGGCATCCAGGCAATTGAGGATAATTTTACAACCTACACCCACAATGCCGGCTATTTTGAATTGCGCGAGGCTGCATGTGACTTTGTGGAAAAAAAATATGGGTTACAGTATAACCCTGAAAATGAAGTCATAATTACAATGGGTGCAAGTGAAGCAATCGATATCGCCTTTCGTACGATTTTGTCAGAAGGAAATGAAGTAATTTTGCCAGGTCCGGTATATCCTGGTTATGAACCGCTCATTCGGCTTTGTGGTGCGAAACCCGTTTACGCTGATATTCGTAATAACCATTTTCATTTTACAGCTGACATAATCAAGCAATACATTACCGAAAAAACTCGTTGCATTGTGTTACCCTATCCTTCAAATCCTACAGGTGTCAGCCTAACAAAGTCAGAACTAATCGACATAGCACAACTGGTAAAAGACAAGGACATCTTTATTCTTGCTGATGAGATATACAGTGAACTTGTCTATGACAATGCCCATCAATCAATCGCCTCTTTTTTGAGAGAAAAAACAATCGTTATTAATGGATTGTCCAAGAGCCACTCAATGACAGGCTGGAGAATCGGCTTTCTATTTGCGCCAGAAAATCTAACAAAGCATATGTTGAAGGTGCATCAATACAACGTCTCATGTGCAAATTCGATTGCTCAAAAGGCAGCATTCGAAGCATTAACTGTCGGAATAAATGATGCAATGCCAATGAAAGATGTTTATGAAAAAAGAAGGGAAATGGTATTTACACGTTTAACAGGTATGGGACTTAAGGTAGAAAAGCCGGATGGCGCATTTTACTTCTTCGTTCAAATTCCAAGCTTTATCACTTCAAATAGCTTTGATTTCGCCTTACAACTTGTTCAAGAATCAAAAGTAGCTGTTGTTCCAGGTAGTGCATTTTCCGAGTATGGTGAAGGCTATTTCCGCTTATCCTACGCCTGTTCAACGGACGTCTTAGAGAAAGGCTTAAATCGCATTGAGCAATTTCTAATGAAATACCGTAAGTAA
- the dapD gene encoding 2,3,4,5-tetrahydropyridine-2,6-dicarboxylate N-acetyltransferase, with translation MKAMDANEIISFIQNSKKSTPVKVYLKGDLEGIDFGGQAKTFINGKTGVVFGEWSEINQALEANQTKIEDYVVENDRRNSAIPMLDTKNIKARIEPGSIIRDQVEIGDNAIIMMGAVINIGSVVGEGTMIDMNVVLGGRATVGKNCHIGAGAVLAGVIEPPSAKPVIVEDDVLVGANAVILEGVTVGKGSVVAAGAVVIDDVAPYTVVAGIPARKLKDIDEKMKSKIEIKQELRQL, from the coding sequence ATGAAAGCGATGGATGCAAATGAAATTATTTCATTTATTCAAAATAGTAAAAAGTCAACACCAGTGAAGGTTTATCTTAAAGGTGATTTAGAAGGAATTGATTTTGGAGGCCAAGCAAAGACTTTTATCAACGGAAAAACAGGGGTTGTTTTCGGAGAGTGGTCTGAAATTAATCAAGCGTTAGAAGCAAACCAGACGAAAATTGAAGACTATGTAGTAGAGAATGACCGTCGTAATTCAGCTATTCCGATGTTAGATACAAAAAATATAAAAGCACGTATAGAGCCAGGTTCTATTATTCGAGACCAGGTTGAAATAGGAGATAATGCAATTATTATGATGGGCGCCGTTATTAATATCGGCTCTGTTGTTGGCGAAGGAACAATGATTGATATGAATGTGGTTCTTGGTGGAAGAGCGACCGTCGGTAAAAACTGTCATATTGGTGCAGGTGCCGTGTTAGCAGGTGTGATTGAGCCACCATCCGCAAAACCTGTTATCGTTGAAGATGATGTCCTTGTGGGTGCAAATGCAGTCATTTTGGAAGGTGTAACTGTAGGAAAAGGCTCTGTTGTTGCTGCAGGTGCTGTAGTTATTGATGATGTTGCGCCATATACCGTTGTGGCAGGAATTCCTGCACGTAAACTTAAAGATATTGATGAAAAAATGAAATCAAAAATTGAAATAAAACAAGAACTACGTCAACTATAA
- a CDS encoding YkuJ family protein — protein sequence MSQLQGILTRLKNLQEQSTGGEPAQRFFEVDGEKKCQVTYHPKTVTFELEVYNEKEKPKRYQFDNIDMITIEIFDLIQ from the coding sequence ATGTCACAGCTACAAGGTATATTAACACGTTTAAAAAACCTTCAAGAGCAATCTACTGGTGGTGAACCAGCCCAACGGTTTTTCGAGGTTGATGGTGAAAAAAAATGCCAAGTAACGTATCATCCAAAGACGGTAACGTTTGAATTGGAAGTATATAATGAAAAAGAAAAGCCAAAACGGTATCAATTTGATAATATCGATATGATTACAATTGAAATATTTGATTTGATTCAATAG
- a CDS encoding LysR family transcriptional regulator, translated as MTLSSLSEFQLLSVLAQEMNMRKAAERLFVSQPALSQRLQTIEKEWGTKLFIRSQKGVALTPAGEYVIQFVNEVLNKQEKVKETVYSLQSGIAGTLKIAVATIVGQNWLPQVLKKYIERYPQVKISLITGWSSEILRYLYDDQVHIGIIRGTPDWKGVKIHLFKDILYLVDKEITNPEQALETDRPFIQFKSDSNYYQEIQDWWMRHFKIAPKRTVVVDQIETCKQMAFNGIGYAILPAITLNGSERDIYKIPLLDENNEPLKRDTWLLGYESAFQLKQVKAFTELLNEHIEESR; from the coding sequence ATGACGTTGTCCTCACTATCAGAATTCCAATTATTATCTGTCCTTGCTCAAGAAATGAATATGCGAAAGGCAGCAGAACGACTATTTGTTTCACAGCCGGCTCTCTCGCAACGATTGCAAACCATTGAAAAAGAGTGGGGGACAAAGTTGTTTATTCGCTCTCAAAAAGGGGTCGCTTTAACACCTGCTGGAGAGTATGTAATTCAATTTGTAAACGAGGTTCTGAATAAGCAAGAAAAAGTAAAAGAAACAGTCTATTCTCTTCAATCAGGGATTGCCGGAACATTAAAGATTGCTGTTGCCACGATTGTTGGACAAAATTGGCTGCCACAGGTTTTAAAGAAGTATATTGAAAGGTATCCACAAGTGAAAATCTCCCTCATTACCGGGTGGAGTAGCGAGATTTTAAGATACTTGTATGATGACCAAGTTCACATTGGAATTATACGTGGAACTCCTGACTGGAAGGGAGTGAAAATCCATTTATTTAAAGATATTCTTTATCTAGTTGATAAAGAAATTACAAATCCTGAACAAGCCCTTGAAACGGATCGACCATTTATCCAATTTAAAAGTGATTCTAATTATTATCAAGAAATTCAGGATTGGTGGATGAGACATTTTAAAATAGCTCCAAAACGGACCGTTGTTGTGGATCAAATTGAAACATGCAAGCAAATGGCTTTTAATGGGATTGGTTATGCCATTCTTCCTGCAATCACTTTAAATGGTTCAGAAAGGGATATCTATAAAATTCCACTTCTGGATGAAAATAATGAGCCTTTAAAAAGGGATACATGGTTGTTGGGATACGAATCGGCTTTTCAATTAAAACAGGTTAAAGCTTTTACTGAACTACTTAACGAGCATATTGAAGAGTCAAGGTAG
- a CDS encoding MDR family MFS transporter, whose product MGNPLNNKIAKNTKKGETNKPLVLASVMLAMFMGAIEVTIVSTAMPAIVADLGGFSLYSWVFSSYLLMNSITVLIYGKLSDLFGRKPILFFGIILFLIGSILCGFAGSMKTLIIFRLIQGFGAGAVMPIATTIVGDIYTKEERAKVQGYLSSVWGISAIVGPAIGGLLVQYVSWHFIFWINIPLGILSIVGLVFYLHENVEKKKHKIDYLGAFLLTVAISSLMYVLVQGGGKDGWGSTQTLWLIVLFIVSLILFVLQEKRATEPVMPFNIWKERSIFVANITSLTSGIILIGITSFLPTFVQGVMEQSAIVAGFTLTSMSIGWPIASTISGRMLLSIGYRNTSIIGGISLILGSIAFVTMSAETGPIWPATGSFFVGIGMGLTSTAFIVSIQSTVSWQQRGIATAANMFMRNLGNTIGAAMLGGILNNQLKNYFNKSAIQTGKRLTVESTNILLKESERSKVPIKVIHILQDGLTVSLHSVYFIVVVFAILSLILILFMPKKSN is encoded by the coding sequence ATGGGAAATCCATTAAATAATAAAATAGCAAAAAATACAAAAAAAGGAGAAACAAATAAACCGCTTGTATTAGCATCAGTCATGTTGGCCATGTTTATGGGAGCGATTGAGGTTACAATTGTATCTACTGCTATGCCGGCTATTGTAGCTGATTTAGGAGGATTTTCTCTTTATAGTTGGGTTTTTTCTTCGTATTTATTAATGAACTCCATTACAGTGTTAATTTATGGAAAGCTATCAGATTTATTTGGTCGAAAGCCAATCTTGTTTTTCGGTATAATTCTGTTTTTAATTGGTTCGATTCTTTGCGGGTTCGCAGGTTCAATGAAAACCTTAATTATTTTTCGCTTAATACAAGGTTTTGGTGCCGGAGCTGTAATGCCTATTGCAACTACAATTGTTGGAGATATTTATACGAAGGAAGAACGAGCAAAAGTCCAAGGATATTTATCAAGTGTTTGGGGCATTTCTGCCATTGTTGGCCCAGCGATTGGTGGATTGCTTGTTCAGTATGTTAGCTGGCATTTTATTTTTTGGATTAACATTCCACTTGGAATTCTTTCAATTGTTGGCTTAGTCTTTTACTTACATGAAAATGTGGAAAAGAAAAAACATAAAATTGATTATCTAGGAGCATTCCTATTAACTGTTGCAATCTCTTCTTTGATGTATGTGCTAGTTCAAGGAGGAGGGAAGGACGGATGGGGATCCACGCAAACTTTGTGGCTTATTGTTTTGTTTATTGTTTCCTTGATTTTGTTTGTTTTACAAGAAAAACGAGCAACAGAACCAGTAATGCCCTTCAATATTTGGAAGGAACGATCCATATTTGTTGCTAATATTACCTCCCTTACTTCTGGGATTATATTGATTGGTATAACAAGTTTTTTACCAACCTTCGTCCAAGGTGTAATGGAGCAATCAGCTATTGTGGCTGGATTTACCTTGACATCAATGTCAATTGGTTGGCCAATTGCCTCGACTATCTCTGGTCGAATGCTACTTTCTATTGGCTACCGTAATACCTCTATTATTGGCGGAATATCACTTATTCTAGGGAGTATTGCCTTTGTAACTATGTCAGCTGAAACAGGCCCTATATGGCCAGCAACAGGTTCTTTCTTTGTTGGAATTGGGATGGGCTTAACTTCAACAGCATTTATTGTTTCAATTCAAAGTACCGTTAGTTGGCAACAAAGAGGGATTGCCACAGCTGCAAATATGTTTATGCGAAATCTTGGAAATACCATTGGTGCCGCTATGCTTGGCGGAATTCTTAATAATCAACTAAAAAATTATTTTAATAAAAGTGCAATTCAAACGGGTAAGAGGTTGACAGTTGAATCAACAAATATTCTTCTAAAAGAAAGTGAACGAAGCAAGGTCCCTATAAAAGTTATTCACATATTACAAGATGGGCTTACAGTCTCGTTACATTCTGTTTACTTTATTGTCGTTGTTTTTGCAATTCTGAGTCTTATCCTCATCTTATTTATGCCGAAAAAAAGTAATTGA
- a CDS encoding YkyB family protein, producing the protein MNYDLKHSSTPLNLSIENLSQAIFVVNRHAKTATNPRFLYKLKQEALKKLIEEDKAKKVGLHFSGNPKNSQQQSDVLVTCGRYTFHIPPIRTDFTELPHLGKLDNQVRNPKASLSLNTAKTILQSYTGILETDQHSSSKKPEHQIYKKPVFKKLGERY; encoded by the coding sequence TTGAATTACGATTTGAAACATTCCTCTACACCATTAAATCTAAGCATTGAAAACCTCTCACAGGCCATATTTGTTGTCAATCGTCATGCAAAAACGGCTACCAATCCCCGATTTTTATATAAATTAAAACAAGAGGCATTAAAGAAGTTAATAGAAGAGGATAAGGCAAAAAAAGTTGGACTTCATTTTTCTGGTAATCCAAAGAATAGCCAACAACAATCAGATGTCCTTGTAACCTGCGGCAGGTATACATTTCATATTCCACCTATTCGGACGGATTTTACTGAACTCCCTCATTTAGGAAAACTAGACAACCAGGTTCGAAATCCAAAGGCATCTCTTTCTCTTAATACAGCCAAAACAATCTTACAATCCTATACAGGAATTCTTGAAACTGATCAGCATTCCTCCAGCAAAAAACCTGAACACCAAATCTATAAAAAGCCTGTCTTTAAAAAATTAGGCGAGCGTTACTAG
- a CDS encoding C39 family peptidase encodes MNKLYFLVSLLPMFGCSNLELTDQTNRNASSVNVPIHIQTEHVTNQLSILNQPVTKKGDIKKSSSTKKSAAMLNVGLIKQNPELKYGCEVTSLAMVLNYAGVTTNKMELYKSIKKDSDPLIRSPRGDILRWGNPNHGFVGDMTGNRAGYAVFDQPMIHLINKYLPNRAVNLTGQPFDKVLEHVSEGYPIVVWTTGDFRLPDRWESWNHGQQLIKTPLDLHAVVLVGYDSQYVYLNDPLSGRKQVRVSREQFIASWKALNCRAVSYH; translated from the coding sequence GTGAATAAACTTTACTTTCTAGTCTCACTTCTACCGATGTTTGGCTGTAGTAACCTTGAGTTGACTGATCAAACAAATAGGAATGCTTCATCGGTTAATGTGCCCATACACATCCAAACCGAACATGTTACTAATCAATTAAGCATTTTGAACCAGCCCGTAACTAAAAAGGGAGATATTAAAAAGTCTTCAAGCACAAAAAAATCAGCAGCCATGCTAAATGTTGGTTTAATCAAACAAAACCCTGAATTAAAATATGGATGCGAAGTAACAAGTTTAGCCATGGTTTTGAACTATGCAGGAGTCACAACGAATAAAATGGAATTGTATAAATCCATCAAGAAGGATTCAGACCCACTCATTCGGTCACCAAGGGGAGACATATTAAGATGGGGAAATCCTAATCATGGTTTTGTAGGAGATATGACAGGAAACCGTGCAGGCTATGCTGTTTTTGATCAACCAATGATTCACCTTATTAATAAATATTTACCTAACAGAGCAGTGAATTTGACAGGCCAGCCCTTCGATAAGGTATTAGAACATGTATCTGAAGGATATCCAATTGTCGTATGGACGACTGGTGATTTTCGTCTTCCAGATCGGTGGGAGTCATGGAACCATGGACAGCAATTGATTAAAACCCCACTCGATTTACATGCTGTCGTACTTGTTGGTTATGATTCCCAATATGTTTATTTGAATGATCCATTATCTGGTAGAAAACAAGTTCGGGTTAGTAGAGAGCAATTCATCGCTTCATGGAAAGCATTGAACTGTAGAGCTGTAAGTTACCATTAA
- a CDS encoding EAL-associated domain-containing protein — protein MDALDILTDLENVIPFFQPIFSADEHRVIGYEVLGRYISENQLTSLGSFFQDDQIPEEYKFEVDQLLLVKALEKALESNEDFYIFLNRTADLLMYNHGEPFLNELLAFEKRGLNLQRIVLEISEQNYQGDINQLDHLLQYYRTYGIKIAIARIDSDSNYFDRIGQLEPDILKINLQVLKSTTTGTAFNDILFSLSLLARKIGATLLFENIEMEYQLHFAWKNGGRYYQGYYLSKPASEFIEHDLLKDRLKEKFHDFILYGKKRLESFYSTSDFFQVKVQEIILKSKKTSYEELFELLMKEMDQIAFRMYVCDEDGFQQSPNFFKGKDGWGIQKEYINKNWSWRPYFLENIFKMRNEKKGILSDLYSDIETGETTRTFSFPMNPTEFLFIDIAYNYLFEHDDLL, from the coding sequence ATGGATGCATTGGATATCCTAACGGATCTTGAAAATGTCATTCCTTTTTTTCAACCGATTTTTAGTGCCGATGAACATCGGGTAATTGGCTATGAGGTATTAGGAAGATATATTTCAGAAAATCAATTGACTAGTTTGGGATCATTTTTTCAGGATGATCAAATTCCTGAAGAATATAAATTTGAAGTAGATCAGTTATTACTTGTTAAAGCTCTTGAAAAAGCACTGGAATCGAATGAGGATTTTTATATATTTCTTAACCGGACCGCTGATTTATTAATGTATAACCACGGGGAGCCTTTCTTAAATGAATTGCTTGCTTTTGAAAAAAGAGGATTAAATCTGCAAAGAATTGTATTGGAAATATCTGAGCAAAATTACCAAGGTGATATAAATCAGTTGGATCATTTATTGCAATACTATCGTACATATGGCATAAAAATTGCCATTGCAAGAATAGATAGTGATAGTAATTACTTCGATCGAATTGGCCAACTTGAGCCTGATATATTAAAAATAAATTTGCAAGTTCTAAAATCCACTACAACAGGAACAGCTTTTAATGATATTTTATTTTCATTATCATTATTGGCTAGAAAAATTGGCGCTACTCTTTTATTTGAAAATATTGAGATGGAATATCAACTACATTTTGCATGGAAAAATGGGGGTAGGTATTACCAAGGATATTATTTATCTAAACCAGCTTCAGAGTTTATTGAACATGATCTCCTAAAGGATCGTTTAAAAGAAAAATTTCATGATTTTATTTTGTATGGGAAAAAAAGGCTTGAATCATTCTATTCGACATCAGATTTTTTTCAAGTAAAGGTACAAGAAATTATTTTGAAAAGCAAAAAAACTAGCTATGAAGAATTATTTGAACTTTTAATGAAAGAAATGGATCAAATCGCTTTTCGAATGTATGTATGTGATGAAGATGGTTTCCAACAGTCCCCAAACTTTTTTAAAGGAAAAGATGGTTGGGGAATCCAGAAGGAATACATTAACAAAAATTGGAGCTGGCGTCCATATTTTTTAGAAAATATTTTTAAAATGCGAAATGAAAAGAAAGGTATTCTTTCCGATTTGTATAGTGATATCGAAACAGGGGAAACTACCCGGACTTTTTCTTTCCCAATGAATCCAACAGAATTTTTATTTATTGATATTGCCTATAATTATTTATTTGAACACGATGATTTGTTATAA
- the cbpB gene encoding cyclic-di-AMP-binding protein CbpB, which produces MINLHSGEFLQLNIVDLMIPSERVAHVQIGNNLEHALLVLTKSGYTAIPVLDPHYKLHGLISTPIIMESILGLERIEFEKLEEKHVEEVMNKSVPRVKTNESMKVCLELLVNHPFLCLEAENGFFEGILPRSTVLNRLNKHIKMMNRKAT; this is translated from the coding sequence ATGATCAATCTTCACAGTGGGGAATTTTTACAGTTGAATATTGTTGATTTAATGATACCTTCTGAGCGGGTTGCTCATGTGCAAATCGGCAATAACCTTGAACATGCATTATTGGTTTTAACGAAAAGTGGGTATACAGCTATTCCTGTTTTAGATCCACATTATAAACTTCATGGATTAATAAGTACGCCTATCATCATGGAGTCCATCCTAGGTCTTGAAAGAATTGAATTTGAAAAACTTGAGGAAAAACACGTTGAAGAAGTCATGAATAAATCTGTGCCACGTGTCAAAACAAATGAATCTATGAAGGTTTGCCTTGAGTTACTCGTCAATCATCCATTTCTTTGTCTTGAAGCTGAAAATGGTTTTTTTGAAGGGATTTTACCGCGGAGTACAGTGTTAAACCGATTAAATAAGCATATCAAAATGATGAATAGAAAAGCGACGTAA
- a CDS encoding metallophosphoesterase encodes MRKKMTRRRFLKGTFGALLTAFAAGSGGYVYAHQIEPTLLDIQSVQIKHSLIPNSFNGIKLVQFSDTHLGFQYDLNQLKKIVAKINAINPDIILFTGDLMDEPNKYREIDQIAPILQQLNASIGKFCIYGNHDHGGYGTDLYKKIMESANFTLLLNQSIPIRLKDQSRIYLIGIDDAMLGRPDIGLAMDRVPANVFTILLSHAPDLADAASHFKINWQLSGHSHGGQVKIPFVGALVIPPFAKKYPEGLYSIGETNPLKLYVNRGLGTTRLPFRFMAKPELTIFTLQSDLEHSSIGKPQG; translated from the coding sequence ATGAGAAAAAAAATGACAAGGAGAAGGTTTTTAAAAGGTACATTTGGTGCATTGCTTACCGCATTTGCAGCCGGTTCTGGTGGATATGTTTACGCACATCAAATAGAGCCTACTCTTCTGGATATTCAATCAGTGCAGATAAAACATTCACTAATACCAAACAGTTTTAATGGAATCAAATTGGTCCAATTTAGTGACACGCATCTTGGATTTCAATATGATCTAAATCAGCTTAAAAAAATAGTCGCTAAAATTAATGCCATCAACCCTGATATTATTTTATTTACAGGGGACTTAATGGATGAACCAAATAAATATCGAGAAATTGATCAAATTGCACCTATTTTACAGCAACTCAATGCATCAATTGGAAAATTTTGCATCTACGGGAACCACGATCACGGTGGATATGGTACTGATTTATACAAAAAAATTATGGAATCTGCTAACTTTACGTTACTCTTAAATCAATCCATTCCCATCCGTTTAAAGGACCAGAGTAGGATTTACTTAATCGGAATTGACGATGCTATGTTAGGAAGGCCTGATATTGGATTGGCAATGGACCGAGTACCTGCAAATGTTTTTACAATCTTGTTATCACATGCACCAGATTTAGCTGACGCCGCAAGCCATTTCAAAATTAACTGGCAGCTCAGTGGTCATAGTCATGGTGGACAGGTGAAGATTCCCTTTGTTGGCGCACTGGTCATTCCACCCTTTGCAAAAAAGTATCCTGAAGGGCTGTATTCTATTGGTGAAACTAATCCATTAAAGTTATATGTAAACAGAGGTCTTGGAACTACTCGGCTTCCATTTCGCTTTATGGCAAAACCAGAATTAACTATATTTACATTACAATCTGATTTAGAACACTCGTCGATTGGCAAGCCCCAAGGGTGA